The proteins below are encoded in one region of Gambusia affinis linkage group LG07, SWU_Gaff_1.0, whole genome shotgun sequence:
- the LOC122833746 gene encoding zinc finger protein 436-like — protein MAAATLHSFNAFLTERLTAAAVDIYGFVEKTVVEYQEEVYRTQLENQRLQRMLDLVYKPEIKLHRTDAKPPVTTEDGTEQSTEDVAPKQLELSVEEPGGSEVKEEQNEEQKEELWSSSMKEEASMEDSDDGDALTRELIKTVQQLEDCRAAEESTGSQQTSLEDPKLAEEKTTTTLYRCHICNYIFTKKMVLTWHLKMHESKAKDGKGNFDCHICGKHIPCQSNLQNHMRVHTGERPYSCHYCGKGFKLKGHMTEHLRTHTGEKPFSCHICDKSFNRGSTLRKHVLAKHKEQRPYRCDFCYELFTEKLLMKRHIRKVHSVKAQSPSQSQA, from the exons ATGGCCGCTGCCACTCTGCACTCGTTCAACGCCTTCCTCACGGAGAGGCTGACCGCTGCTGCCGTGGACATCTATGGGTTCGTTGAAAAGACGGTGGTGGAGTACCAGGAGGAGGTCTACCGAACCCAGCTGGAGAACCAGAGGCTGCAGCGGATGCTGGACCTGGTCTACAAACCGGAGATAAAGCTCCACAGGACAG ATGCCAAACCTCCAGTAACTACAGAAGACGGAACAGAACAGTCAACAGAAGACGTTGCTCCTAAGCAGCTGGAGTTGAGCGTGGAGGAGCCGGGGGGTTCAGAGGTCAAAGAGGAACAGAACgaggagcagaaggaggagCTGTGGAGCAGCAGTATGAAGGAGGAGGCGTCCATGGAAGACAGCGACGACGGCGACGCCTTGACCAGAGAGCTGATCAAAACCGTTCAGCAGTTGGAAGACTGCAGAGCGGCGGAGGAGAGCACAGGCTCCCAGCAGACTTCTCTGGAAGATCCCAAGCTGGCGGAGGAGAAGACCACCACCACGCTGTACCGCTGCCACATCTGCAACTACATCTTCACCAAAAAGATGGTGCTGACGTGGCACCTCAAGATGCACGAGAGCAAAGCCAAAGACGGCAAGGGCAACTTCGACTGTCACATCTGTGGCAAGCACATCCCCTGCCAGAGCAACCTGCAGAACCACATGAGGGTCCACACTGGGGAGCGGCCCTACAGCTGCCATTACTGCGGGAAGGGCTTCAAGCTGAAGGGCCACATGACCGAACACCTGAGGACTCACACCGGAGAGAAGCCCTTCAGCTGCCACATCTGTGACAAATCCTTCAACAGAGGCTCCACCCTGAGGAAACATGTGTTGGCGAAACATAAGGAGCAGCGGCCGTACCGCTGTGACTTTTGTTATGAGTTATTCACTGAGAAGCTGCTGATGAAGAGACACATCAGGAAGGTCCATAGTGTCAAAGCCCAGTCTCCCAGTCAGAGCCAGGCCTAG